TGTAAAAAACGATAAGAAAATTGCTCTTATCTCCTTTATCGATTGCACAGTTACTTATAACGACCGCTTATTATTTGATGCTTCATGGGGCGCATTTGATATGGCTGTTGGCTCAAAAATCACTTCAGTATTCCCAGGAGCAGCAGATGCAGCATCGTTTTTCCCAACTAATGAAGAAACAGAAGAAACTCCAACACCTCTTACATTAACTGAGCTGGATCGTATGTATCAAACGGTTCGTGATATTCGAGGTGAAGGTACTTTACACGACGCGTATGTCGAGCAATTAGTAGCAATTCAAGAGGTATTAAATAAATTTTATGCGAAAGAATGGCTGCTTCGCCTTGAAATATTAGAACTACTTTTAGAACATAACAAAGGGCATGAAACATCAGCAGCATTATTAAAGCAACTTTCTACTTTCACAACTGACGAAGCTGTAACACGCCTTATTAACAATGGTCTTGCGCTACTACAGGTAAAGGATGTGAAAAATGATGCTACGATTAACTGAAGAAGAAGTTCAAGAAGAATTATTGAATGTAGATAAATGGATGGTAAAAGATGAAAAATGGATTGAAAGAAAATATATGTTTTCCGACTACTTAAAAGGAGTCGAATTTGTCTCTGAAGCCGCCAAACTATCAGAAGAACATAATCACCATCCATTTATCCTTATCCAGTATAAAGCAGTTATTATTACTTTGT
This genomic interval from Bacillus cereus contains the following:
- a CDS encoding 4a-hydroxytetrahydrobiopterin dehydratase, which produces MMLRLTEEEVQEELLNVDKWMVKDEKWIERKYMFSDYLKGVEFVSEAAKLSEEHNHHPFILIQYKAVIITLSSWNAKGLTKLDFELAKQFDELFLQNEKAIIRK